A part of Primulina eburnea isolate SZY01 chromosome 10, ASM2296580v1, whole genome shotgun sequence genomic DNA contains:
- the LOC140803488 gene encoding small ribosomal subunit protein uS8my-like, giving the protein MGRRILNDALRTIVNAEKRGFASAEINPISNVMASFLRIMKFRGYIKDFQVHDPQRVGRITVELLGRVKDCRALTYRQDIKSKDIENYKTRALPTRQWGYVVITTPNGVLDHEEAIRQNVGGQVLGYFY; this is encoded by the exons ATGGGAAGAAGAATATTGAACGACGCCTTGAGAACCATCGTCAATGCCGAAAAGAGAGGTTTCGCTTCAGCTGAGATCAACCCCATCTCTAATGTCATGGCTTCTTTTCTTCGAATCATGAAATTTAGAG GGTACATTAAAGATTTTCAAGTGCATGATCCACAAAGGGTGGGGAGGATAACTGTTGAGCTACTGGGGAGAGTTAAAGATTGCCGTGCTCTCACGTATAGACAAGACATTAAGTCAAAGGACATCGAGAATTACAAAACCCGTGCTCTTCCAACACGCCAG TGGGGCTATGTTGTGATCACAACTCCAAATGGAGTCTTGGATCATGAGGAAGCAATTCGACAAAATGTTGGCGGCCAAGTGCTGGGATATTTTTACTAG